From the genome of Fusobacterium varium, one region includes:
- a CDS encoding Uncharacterized conserved protein — MAEKNIKEEEINLEDEKYQEKYDEKTFLNKLGSVVKKVGLKGVYYLLILYFTMKKKGIPPKEKSIIIGALGYFILPLDILPDITPLVGYTDDLVALGLALAKVAPYIDDDVKAKAKAAVKKLFKTTDEELDKFL; from the coding sequence ATGGCAGAAAAAAATATTAAAGAAGAAGAAATTAATCTTGAAGATGAAAAATATCAAGAAAAATATGATGAAAAAACTTTTCTTAATAAACTTGGAAGTGTTGTAAAAAAAGTAGGATTAAAAGGTGTTTATTATCTATTAATTCTTTATTTTACTATGAAGAAAAAAGGAATTCCTCCAAAAGAAAAGTCTATTATAATAGGAGCTTTGGGATATTTTATTCTCCCTCTGGACATTCTTCCAGATATCACTCCATTAGTTGGATATACTGATGACTTAGTAGCTTTGGGACTAGCTCTTGCAAAAGTAGCACCATATATTGATGATGATGTAAAAGCAAAAGCTAAGGCTGCAGTAAAAAAACTTTTTAAAACTACTGATGAAGAATTAGATAAATTTCTATAG
- a CDS encoding trans-aconitate 2-methyltransferase: MELREEYEKQQKYRSWLEILELLPIDNNQIIADLGCGIGEFTEIASEKVKHVIAVDRNRDLLNNLKEKNIKNVNIVEKDIMNIDYITEELDGIFSSFTIAYFPNDMKKVIENWAGKLKSGGWIALIEIDDLLRGHQPLSEENFGKLARYEEHIKESGKYDFQAGRKIKNILKRLDMEIIIEKDLEDIELTASGIMSDEVFEIWKNRLDRLNISKYYPEKISQEIKKELLSLFKSAEHENNTKVKFIVAKKI, encoded by the coding sequence ATGGAATTGAGAGAAGAATATGAAAAACAGCAGAAATACCGTAGTTGGCTGGAAATATTGGAATTACTTCCTATTGATAATAATCAGATTATTGCTGATTTAGGGTGTGGTATTGGTGAATTTACTGAAATAGCTTCAGAGAAAGTAAAACATGTAATAGCTGTTGACAGGAATAGAGATCTTCTCAATAATTTAAAAGAAAAAAATATAAAAAATGTAAATATAGTAGAAAAAGATATTATGAATATTGACTATATTACAGAGGAGTTAGATGGGATATTTTCAAGTTTTACAATAGCTTATTTTCCTAATGATATGAAAAAAGTTATTGAAAACTGGGCAGGGAAATTAAAATCTGGAGGATGGATTGCTCTAATAGAAATAGATGATCTTTTAAGAGGACATCAACCTTTATCAGAAGAAAATTTTGGTAAACTTGCAAGATATGAAGAACATATAAAAGAAAGTGGAAAATATGATTTTCAGGCAGGAAGAAAAATTAAAAATATTCTTAAAAGATTAGATATGGAAATAATTATAGAGAAAGATCTTGAAGATATTGAATTGACAGCTTCAGGAATTATGAGTGATGAAGTTTTTGAAATATGGAAAAATCGTTTGGATAGATTAAATATAAGCAAATATTATCCTGAAAAAATTTCTCAGGAGATAAAAAAAGAACTTCTATCACTTTTCAAAAGTGCTGAACATGAAAATAATACAAAAGTTAAATTTATTGTAGCAAAGAAGATTTAA
- the livF gene encoding LIV-I protein F: protein MENMLEIKDLHVYYDNIHALKGISLNVKQGEIVSLIGANGAGKTTTLQTISGLIQSKQGNIMFEGKDITKEKSHKICEIGIAQVPEGRRIFSRLLVKDNLKLGAFTIKDTPENLEKDRARFYEVFPRMSERKNQMAGTLSGGEQQMLAMGRAIMSRPKLLILDEPSMGLSPLFVKEIFAVIKKLNEAGTTILLVEQNAKMALSISHRAYVIETGNITLEGNAKELMNNPEIKKAYLGA, encoded by the coding sequence ATGGAAAATATGCTTGAAATAAAAGATTTGCATGTATATTATGATAATATTCATGCTTTAAAAGGAATTTCCCTAAATGTAAAACAGGGAGAAATAGTTTCTTTGATTGGAGCCAACGGTGCAGGAAAAACAACTACTCTGCAGACAATTTCTGGACTTATCCAGTCTAAACAGGGTAATATAATGTTTGAAGGAAAAGATATAACTAAAGAAAAATCACATAAAATATGTGAAATCGGAATAGCACAGGTTCCTGAAGGAAGGAGAATATTTTCAAGATTATTAGTAAAAGATAATTTAAAATTGGGAGCTTTTACTATAAAAGATACTCCAGAAAATCTTGAAAAAGATCGTGCTAGATTTTATGAAGTTTTTCCAAGAATGTCTGAAAGAAAAAATCAAATGGCAGGAACTCTTTCTGGAGGAGAACAGCAAATGCTTGCTATGGGGAGAGCTATTATGAGCAGACCTAAGCTTTTAATACTTGATGAACCTTCTATGGGACTTTCACCATTATTTGTAAAAGAAATATTTGCAGTAATTAAAAAATTAAATGAAGCAGGAACAACTATTTTACTAGTAGAGCAGAATGCAAAAATGGCACTTTCTATATCTCATCGTGCATATGTTATTGAAACTGGTAACATAACACTTGAAGGAAATGCTAAAGAACTTATGAATAACCCAGAAATTAAAAAAGCATATCTTGGTGCTTAG
- the lptB_1 gene encoding Lipopolysaccharide export system ATP-binding protein LptB gives MSNPILKAKDISITFGALKAVTDFNLEIKENELVGLIGPNGAGKTTVFNILTGVYSPTSGEYKFNGEVINKMPTFKLVKKGLARTFQNIRLFKYLSVLQNVLVANNFNMKYGILAGMFRTPKYWREEKEAEKKAMDLLKIFGLEEYAHTAAGNLPYGKQRKLEIARAMATNPKVLLLDEPAAGMNPTETEELMNTIRLIRDKFNIAILLIEHDMKLVLGICERLVVLDHGNIIASGDPRKVVNDPAVVTAYLGQDDEDETGEEEE, from the coding sequence ATGAGTAATCCTATCTTGAAAGCAAAAGATATATCTATCACTTTTGGTGCTCTAAAAGCCGTTACAGATTTTAATCTTGAAATAAAAGAAAATGAACTTGTAGGACTTATTGGACCAAATGGTGCAGGAAAAACAACAGTTTTCAATATCCTTACTGGAGTATATTCACCAACTTCTGGTGAATATAAATTTAATGGAGAGGTTATCAATAAAATGCCTACATTTAAATTAGTTAAAAAAGGACTGGCAAGAACATTTCAGAACATCAGACTTTTTAAATATCTTTCTGTTCTTCAGAATGTACTTGTGGCAAATAATTTTAATATGAAATATGGTATACTGGCTGGAATGTTTCGTACTCCTAAATACTGGAGAGAAGAAAAAGAAGCTGAAAAGAAAGCTATGGATCTTTTAAAAATATTCGGGTTGGAAGAATATGCACATACTGCTGCAGGAAATCTTCCATATGGAAAACAGAGAAAACTGGAAATAGCTCGTGCAATGGCTACTAATCCAAAAGTGCTTCTTTTAGATGAACCAGCAGCAGGAATGAATCCTACAGAAACAGAAGAACTTATGAATACAATTCGTTTAATTAGAGATAAATTCAACATAGCAATTCTTTTAATAGAACATGATATGAAACTTGTATTGGGGATTTGTGAAAGACTTGTTGTATTGGATCATGGAAATATAATAGCTTCAGGAGATCCTAGAAAAGTGGTAAACGACCCAGCAGTAGTTACAGCATATCTTGGACAAGATGATGAAGATGAAACTGGAGAAGAGGAGGAATAA
- a CDS encoding leucine/isoleucine/valine transporter permease subunit: MSKTKMISYISTFILLTILYFILTGMIGAGFISRYQTNILTLICINIILAVSLNVTVGCLGQITIGHAGFMSVGAYAAALFAKSGIVEGIPGYILALIIGGIVAAIIGIIIGIPALRLNGDYLAIITLAFGEIIRVLIEYFSFTGGAQGLRGIPRFNKFGVIYIIMAASVMMMFSVMTSRHGRAILSIREDEIASGASGINTTYYKTFAFTISAAFAGVAGGVYAHYLGILGARQFDYNYSINILVMVVLGGMGSFTGSILSAIALTILPEVLRGFSDYRMIVYSLLLIMTMIFRPTGLLGRKEFQITKVIERFMKKKGDTNE, from the coding sequence ATGTCAAAAACAAAAATGATTAGTTATATTTCAACGTTTATTTTATTAACAATTCTTTATTTTATACTCACAGGTATGATTGGAGCAGGATTTATTTCAAGATATCAAACAAATATTCTTACACTTATCTGTATAAATATAATTCTTGCTGTAAGTCTTAATGTTACTGTTGGGTGTCTGGGACAGATAACTATTGGTCATGCTGGGTTTATGTCAGTTGGAGCATATGCAGCTGCTCTCTTTGCTAAAAGTGGAATAGTAGAAGGTATTCCAGGATATATTCTGGCTCTTATCATTGGTGGAATAGTTGCTGCTATTATAGGTATTATAATCGGAATTCCAGCTCTTAGGTTAAATGGAGATTACCTTGCTATCATCACACTAGCATTTGGAGAAATTATAAGAGTTCTTATTGAATATTTCAGTTTTACTGGTGGAGCACAGGGACTTCGTGGAATTCCTCGTTTTAATAAATTTGGAGTTATTTATATAATTATGGCAGCTTCTGTCATGATGATGTTTTCTGTAATGACAAGCAGGCATGGACGTGCCATTTTATCTATTCGTGAAGATGAAATAGCGAGTGGTGCTTCTGGTATCAATACTACATATTATAAAACATTTGCCTTCACTATTTCAGCTGCATTTGCTGGGGTAGCAGGAGGGGTTTATGCACATTATCTTGGAATTTTAGGTGCAAGACAGTTTGATTACAACTATTCAATCAATATATTGGTAATGGTAGTACTTGGTGGAATGGGAAGTTTTACAGGTTCTATTCTTTCAGCAATAGCCTTAACTATTCTGCCAGAGGTTCTTCGTGGGTTCTCTGATTACCGTATGATAGTTTATTCTCTGCTTCTTATTATGACAATGATATTCCGTCCAACTGGATTGTTGGGACGTAAAGAATTCCAGATAACTAAAGTGATTGAAAGATTTATGAAGAAAAAAGGTGATACAAATGAGTAA